Proteins encoded together in one Thermodesulfovibrionales bacterium window:
- the rpsS gene encoding 30S ribosomal protein S19: MPRSLKKGPFVDEKLMKKVTQMLDAGEKKIIKTWSRRSTIIPEFIGFTFAVHNGKKFIPVYVTENMIGHKLGEFSPTRTFKGHATKG, encoded by the coding sequence ATGCCGCGGTCCTTAAAGAAAGGCCCTTTTGTGGACGAGAAGCTCATGAAGAAGGTGACGCAGATGCTCGATGCCGGGGAAAAGAAGATCATCAAGACATGGTCCCGGAGGTCCACGATAATTCCTGAGTTTATCGGGTTCACCTTTGCTGTTCATAACGGGAAAAAATTTATCCCTGTCTATGTCACGGAGAATATGATAGGCCATAAATTAGGTGAATTTTCACCCACGAGAACTTTTAAGGGGCATGCAACGAAAGGTTAA